The Thermoclostridium stercorarium subsp. stercorarium DSM 8532 genome contains a region encoding:
- the pta gene encoding phosphate acetyltransferase, protein MSDFLARISARAKADKKTIVLPESTDIRTLKATAMILEQGIANIILVGDRDKIMELAGDLDISGATIVNPATSEKFDDYVNTFYELRKHKGMTLEKAREIMKDELYWGAMMVKKGDADGMVAGAAHSTADTLRPALQIIKTAPGTKLVSAFFIMVVPNCEYGENGTFLYADSGLVENPDADQLSEIAISSAKSFRQLVQAEPRVAMLSYSSYGSAKSELTEKVVEATRLAKEKAPELLLDGELQVDAAIIPAIAKTKAPGSPLQGRANTLIFPDLNSGNIAYKLTQRLAKAEAYGPITQGLAKPVNDLSRGCSAEDIVGVVAITCVQAQG, encoded by the coding sequence ATGAGTGATTTCTTAGCGAGAATATCAGCGCGCGCAAAGGCCGACAAAAAGACGATTGTTCTGCCGGAAAGCACTGATATTCGTACACTTAAGGCTACAGCAATGATTCTTGAACAGGGAATTGCAAATATTATTCTTGTCGGTGATCGTGACAAAATAATGGAATTGGCCGGGGATCTGGATATATCCGGTGCTACTATTGTAAATCCTGCAACATCTGAAAAATTTGATGATTATGTAAATACTTTTTACGAATTGAGAAAACACAAAGGAATGACTCTTGAAAAAGCAAGGGAAATAATGAAAGATGAGTTGTACTGGGGAGCAATGATGGTAAAGAAAGGCGATGCCGACGGTATGGTTGCGGGAGCGGCTCATTCAACCGCCGACACTTTGAGGCCGGCTCTTCAGATTATAAAAACAGCTCCCGGAACAAAACTGGTATCGGCTTTCTTTATTATGGTTGTTCCCAATTGTGAGTATGGTGAGAACGGAACTTTCCTGTATGCAGACAGTGGTCTGGTTGAAAATCCTGATGCCGATCAGTTGTCCGAAATTGCCATATCATCAGCAAAATCCTTCAGACAGCTTGTTCAGGCAGAGCCAAGAGTGGCAATGCTGTCATATTCCAGTTACGGAAGTGCCAAAAGTGAACTGACCGAAAAGGTGGTTGAAGCAACGCGCCTTGCAAAGGAAAAGGCACCGGAGTTGTTGCTGGACGGTGAATTGCAGGTAGATGCGGCTATAATTCCTGCAATTGCAAAAACTAAGGCACCGGGAAGCCCGCTTCAGGGAAGAGCCAATACATTGATTTTCCCTGACCTTAACAGCGGTAATATAGCATATAAGCTGACACAGAGACTGGCAAAGGCAGAAGCCTACGGACCGATTACGCAGGGTCTTGCAAAACCCGTTAACGATCTTTCGAGAGGATGTTCTGCAGAAGATATTGTTGGTGTCGTAGCCATTACATGCGTTCAGGCGCAGGGATAA
- a CDS encoding acetate/propionate family kinase codes for MKILVINSGSSSLKYQLFDMEKEQVLAKGVCDRIGIPNSFIRHIYNGNEFRKEVELKDHNDAIREVLNALTDKEHGVIKSMDEITSVGHRVVHGGEKFYRSVIIDDEVLKTIEECIELAPLHNGPNMIGIKACMKLMPNTPMVAVFDTAFHQTMPKKAYMYALPYSLYEKNGIRRYGFHGTSHKYVAERAAALLNRPIEELKIVTCHLGNGSSICAVKNGKSVDTSMGYTPLAGVPMGTRSGDIDPAILISLIERDKYDSTMLNELLNKKSGVLGISGISSDFRDLDEAAEKGDEKAELALEIFAYQVKKYIGAYAAAMGGIDVLVFTAGIGENNPGMRKRIVSGLEFLGIEIDDEKNMQKGEERDISTPHAKVKTFVIPTNEELAIARETMRLVSSN; via the coding sequence ATGAAAATATTGGTTATAAACTCAGGGAGTTCTTCGTTGAAATATCAGTTATTTGATATGGAAAAAGAACAGGTGCTGGCAAAAGGAGTATGTGACAGAATTGGAATTCCGAATTCTTTCATTAGGCATATATACAATGGCAATGAATTCAGAAAAGAAGTGGAATTAAAGGATCATAACGATGCCATCAGAGAAGTACTTAATGCCTTGACCGATAAGGAACACGGCGTGATTAAGAGCATGGATGAAATTACGTCGGTCGGACACCGTGTTGTTCACGGCGGAGAGAAATTCTACAGGTCGGTTATAATCGACGACGAAGTTCTGAAAACAATTGAGGAATGCATTGAACTTGCACCGCTGCATAATGGTCCGAACATGATCGGTATAAAAGCGTGCATGAAACTGATGCCTAATACTCCGATGGTGGCCGTGTTTGATACCGCTTTCCACCAGACCATGCCCAAAAAGGCATATATGTATGCTTTGCCTTATTCGTTGTATGAGAAAAACGGAATCCGCCGTTATGGTTTTCACGGCACATCGCATAAGTATGTGGCTGAAAGGGCCGCGGCGTTGCTCAACAGGCCTATCGAAGAATTAAAGATTGTAACATGCCACCTTGGAAACGGGTCCAGTATTTGCGCCGTCAAAAACGGTAAATCGGTGGATACCAGCATGGGGTATACACCGCTTGCAGGCGTTCCTATGGGAACACGCAGCGGCGATATAGATCCCGCAATTCTTATTTCACTTATCGAAAGGGATAAATACGATTCTACAATGCTTAACGAACTATTAAACAAGAAATCGGGTGTACTTGGAATTTCAGGCATAAGCAGCGATTTCAGGGATCTGGATGAAGCCGCTGAAAAAGGCGACGAAAAAGCGGAACTTGCTCTTGAAATTTTCGCATACCAGGTTAAGAAATATATCGGCGCATATGCTGCCGCTATGGGCGGGATAGACGTTCTTGTTTTCACCGCCGGAATTGGTGAAAACAATCCCGGTATGAGAAAAAGAATAGTGTCCGGTCTTGAGTTCCTTGGAATTGAAATTGATGACGAAAAGAACATGCAAAAAGGAGAGGAAAGAGATATAAGTACCCCTCATGCAAAAGTGAAAACATTTGTAATTCCTACCAATGAAGAACTTGCCATTGCAAGAGAAACGATGAGATTAGTAAGCAGTAATTAA
- a CDS encoding aspartate kinase encodes MKVCKFGGTSLASAEQVKKVFDIVTSDPERRVVVVSAPGKENDADTKVTDMLIKMAEKYINTGNCEEELRAVVNRFAKIAEGLNLGVEIIKDIENNLRTRISLGYDSKEKFIDRIKAAGEDNCARLVAKYFNSRGVYAQYINPKDAGLYLSDEYGNARVLPQSYKNLAKLKDMEGILIFPGFFGYSLSGEVVTFPRGGSDITGAILAVAVEADVYENFTDVDSVFAANPKIVENPKPIPILTYREMRELSYAGFSVLHEETLAPLVKKGIPVNIRNTNKPEAPGTMIVTTREVKDYPVVGIAGAGGFVTINIHKYMMNREIGFGRKVMWILEEEAVPFEHIPSGIDDISIIIKKQYLDEDKKSRIMERIAHDLAVDSVSIGYNLALVMIVGEGMLRRVGVASRATTALAKSGINIQMINQGSSEVSIMFGIEEKDLDKAIIALYNEFFEKD; translated from the coding sequence ATGAAGGTTTGTAAATTTGGAGGGACATCGCTTGCGTCGGCCGAGCAGGTGAAAAAGGTTTTCGACATTGTCACGTCGGATCCGGAACGCCGGGTGGTAGTTGTTTCCGCTCCGGGAAAAGAGAATGATGCGGACACGAAAGTCACCGATATGCTCATAAAAATGGCAGAAAAATACATTAATACCGGCAATTGCGAAGAAGAATTGCGCGCTGTTGTGAACAGGTTTGCCAAAATAGCGGAAGGGCTGAACTTAGGTGTTGAAATAATAAAGGATATTGAAAACAACTTAAGAACAAGGATATCTTTAGGGTATGACAGCAAGGAAAAATTTATTGACAGAATTAAAGCCGCAGGCGAAGACAATTGTGCACGGCTGGTAGCGAAGTACTTTAACAGCCGTGGGGTTTATGCCCAGTACATAAATCCAAAGGATGCAGGCCTGTATTTAAGCGATGAATACGGCAACGCCAGAGTTTTACCCCAGTCGTACAAGAATTTGGCTAAGCTTAAGGACATGGAGGGAATTCTGATTTTCCCCGGATTTTTCGGATATTCTCTTTCAGGCGAAGTGGTTACGTTCCCAAGAGGAGGTTCGGATATAACGGGAGCAATCCTTGCAGTTGCCGTTGAGGCTGACGTGTATGAGAATTTTACCGATGTGGATTCGGTTTTTGCTGCAAACCCGAAAATAGTAGAAAATCCAAAGCCCATTCCGATACTGACATACCGCGAAATGCGCGAGCTTTCGTATGCGGGTTTCTCGGTGCTGCATGAAGAAACACTTGCTCCGCTTGTCAAGAAAGGAATTCCGGTAAATATAAGAAATACCAACAAACCTGAGGCTCCCGGCACAATGATAGTAACCACGAGGGAGGTCAAAGACTATCCCGTTGTGGGTATTGCCGGGGCGGGTGGATTTGTGACTATAAATATTCATAAATATATGATGAACCGGGAAATCGGTTTTGGAAGAAAAGTGATGTGGATTCTTGAAGAGGAAGCGGTTCCTTTTGAACACATTCCGTCAGGTATTGACGATATTTCGATTATTATTAAGAAACAATATCTGGACGAAGACAAGAAATCACGAATTATGGAACGTATTGCCCATGATTTGGCGGTAGACAGTGTCAGCATAGGTTATAATCTTGCCCTTGTAATGATAGTAGGCGAAGGAATGCTCCGGCGTGTGGGCGTGGCAAGCAGGGCAACCACTGCGCTCGCAAAAAGCGGAATAAACATTCAGATGATTAACCAGGGTTCCTCTGAAGTAAGTATTATGTTCGGAATTGAAGAAAAAGACCTCGATAAGGCAATAATAGCGCTTTATAATGAATTTTTCGAAAAGGATTGA
- a CDS encoding IS256-like element ISCth5 family transposase: MATNNRMALLEQLSKYVVEKDKDFLKEALTLLINALMDAEVTSIIGAEKYERNDSRNNYRNGYRLREWDTRVGTLQLSIPKLRHGSYFPSLLEPRKMSEKALLNVVQEAYVHGVSTRKVDELVEALGMKGIDKSEVSRISKQLDEFVEEFKNRRLEGEYPYLWLDATFPKVREGGRVCSMALVIAVGVNQQGEREILGFDVGMSEDGAFWEEFLRRLVARGLKGVRLVISDAHEGLKAAIKKILTGSAWQRCRVHFMRNVLSQVPKHYQGMVSSIIRTIFAQNDQESAREQLRHVVDELKNRFPKAMKILEEAEEEILAYMAFPREHWAQIHSTNPLERLNREIRRRTDVVCIFPNREAVIRLVGAMLMEQNDEWKVGRRYFSLESMSKITSINEFTLTPVALLHK; the protein is encoded by the coding sequence GTGGCTACTAATAATAGAATGGCACTTTTAGAACAACTTAGCAAGTATGTTGTTGAAAAAGATAAAGATTTTTTAAAAGAAGCATTAACATTACTCATTAATGCCCTAATGGATGCGGAAGTTACATCAATAATAGGTGCTGAAAAGTATGAAAGAAATGATAGTAGAAACAACTATCGCAATGGATATCGCCTAAGAGAATGGGATACTCGAGTAGGAACATTACAGTTAAGCATTCCCAAGTTACGTCACGGAAGTTATTTTCCAAGTCTTTTAGAACCGAGGAAAATGTCAGAGAAAGCATTATTGAATGTAGTTCAGGAAGCCTATGTTCATGGAGTAAGTACCAGGAAGGTGGATGAACTTGTAGAAGCTCTTGGAATGAAAGGGATTGATAAAAGCGAAGTATCAAGAATCAGTAAGCAACTGGATGAATTTGTAGAAGAATTTAAAAACCGTAGACTGGAAGGAGAATATCCTTACCTTTGGCTTGATGCCACTTTCCCCAAGGTTCGGGAAGGAGGCAGGGTATGCAGTATGGCACTAGTTATAGCAGTAGGAGTTAATCAACAAGGTGAACGGGAAATATTAGGTTTTGATGTAGGGATGAGTGAAGACGGGGCTTTTTGGGAGGAGTTTTTAAGAAGGCTGGTAGCAAGGGGTCTAAAAGGTGTAAGGCTTGTAATCAGTGATGCACATGAAGGGCTGAAGGCTGCAATAAAGAAGATTTTAACGGGAAGTGCATGGCAAAGATGCCGTGTACATTTTATGAGAAATGTATTAAGCCAGGTACCAAAGCATTATCAGGGGATGGTATCATCGATAATACGGACAATATTTGCCCAGAATGATCAGGAATCTGCGAGGGAACAGTTAAGGCATGTAGTAGATGAGCTTAAAAATCGTTTTCCAAAAGCAATGAAAATTCTTGAAGAAGCAGAAGAAGAAATCCTGGCATATATGGCTTTTCCTCGTGAGCATTGGGCACAGATACACTCTACCAATCCGCTGGAGAGACTTAACCGTGAAATTCGCCGTCGAACGGATGTTGTTTGCATATTTCCAAATCGTGAGGCGGTAATCCGATTGGTAGGAGCAATGCTCATGGAACAAAATGATGAATGGAAAGTAGGGCGGCGTTATTTCAGTTTGGAATCAATGTCAAAGATTACATCGATAAATGAATTTACATTGACGCCAGTAGCTTTATTACATAAATGA
- the aroF gene encoding 3-deoxy-7-phosphoheptulonate synthase → MVVVLKPNTPVEKRNTLIAELESMGVKVQVSEGTETTVLGLIGDTSHINQDRILSNEIVANVLRVQEPFKKANRMFKPESTVVEVNGRKIGEGYFCVITGPCSVESEEQILTIAEEVKKNGATFLRGGAYKPRTSPYSFQGLGLEGLEYLKHAREKTGLPIVSEIMSPDMVEKFVEDVDIIQVGARNMQNFVLLKELGKTRKPILLKRGLAATIEEWLMSAEYILNEGNPNVILCERGIRTFETYTRNTLDLSAVVAVKKLSHLPVIVDPSHGTGKAWMVEAMSKAAAVAGADGLIIEVHNNPKKALCDGQQSITPNEFSRLMEKLRKLLEIEGKKLEG, encoded by the coding sequence ATGGTGGTAGTATTGAAACCAAATACGCCTGTTGAGAAAAGAAACACGCTTATAGCCGAGCTCGAGTCGATGGGTGTTAAGGTTCAGGTCAGCGAAGGAACCGAAACAACCGTTCTCGGCCTGATTGGGGACACTTCCCATATAAATCAGGACAGAATTTTGTCCAACGAAATTGTTGCGAATGTATTGAGGGTACAGGAGCCTTTCAAAAAGGCAAACAGGATGTTCAAACCTGAAAGCACGGTTGTCGAGGTTAACGGACGGAAAATAGGGGAAGGATATTTCTGCGTAATAACCGGACCGTGTTCTGTGGAAAGCGAGGAGCAGATACTGACCATCGCCGAGGAGGTGAAAAAAAACGGAGCAACATTTCTCCGCGGAGGGGCATATAAACCCAGAACATCGCCTTATTCCTTCCAGGGGCTTGGGCTGGAAGGTCTTGAATACCTGAAACATGCCAGGGAAAAGACCGGTCTTCCGATTGTATCGGAAATTATGTCTCCAGATATGGTGGAAAAGTTTGTTGAAGATGTAGACATAATTCAAGTGGGCGCAAGAAACATGCAGAATTTCGTTTTGCTTAAAGAGCTTGGTAAAACGAGGAAACCAATACTTCTCAAACGCGGGCTTGCGGCAACGATTGAAGAATGGCTGATGTCTGCTGAATACATTCTGAACGAAGGGAACCCGAACGTTATTCTTTGCGAGAGGGGTATTAGAACTTTTGAGACATATACGCGGAACACTCTTGATTTAAGCGCCGTGGTGGCAGTCAAAAAGCTGAGTCATCTTCCGGTGATAGTAGACCCGAGCCATGGTACCGGAAAGGCGTGGATGGTTGAGGCGATGTCGAAGGCCGCTGCTGTTGCCGGAGCAGACGGGCTGATTATTGAAGTCCATAACAATCCGAAAAAAGCACTGTGTGACGGTCAGCAGTCAATTACTCCCAACGAGTTTTCCAGATTGATGGAAAAACTTAGAAAACTTCTCGAAATTGAAGGCAAAAAGCTGGAGGGCTGA
- the aroB gene encoding 3-dehydroquinate synthase: MREIQVNTQTKKYSLKIGNGVFDEESSYIALKDRKSVIVADSNVAPLYGEKLMEKLRSMGIEAELYVFPAGESSKSHEELIKLYNFLSDANITRNDYIIAVGGGVTGDLAGFAASTYLRGVNLVQVPTSLLAMVDSSIGGKVAVNLPAGKNLVGSFYQPDVVLIDPSLLCSLPDRHFSDGMAEVVKYGCIRDSELFSMLETMNNRKEIMQNIEEIIFRCCVVKKDVVEQDEKEKGLRMILNFGHTFGHAIEKCFYYKTYTHGEAVAMGMVFISEMSCKLGFCQTGIVERIKNLLAKFCLPVNFPDLSAEDVYNAVIKDKKARTNLINLVLIEDIGKVRIEAFSKEKIGGIVYEMLGN, from the coding sequence ATGCGGGAGATTCAGGTAAACACCCAGACGAAAAAATATTCGCTGAAGATCGGGAATGGCGTATTTGACGAAGAAAGTTCATATATTGCGTTAAAAGACAGAAAAAGCGTAATAGTAGCCGACAGCAATGTGGCGCCGCTGTACGGGGAAAAACTGATGGAAAAGCTGCGGAGTATGGGCATTGAGGCAGAACTTTACGTTTTCCCCGCAGGCGAGAGCAGCAAAAGCCATGAAGAACTGATAAAGCTTTATAATTTTCTGAGTGACGCAAATATCACAAGAAACGATTATATAATTGCCGTTGGTGGGGGTGTAACCGGTGATTTGGCCGGTTTTGCGGCTTCCACCTATCTGCGCGGAGTAAATCTGGTACAGGTACCCACTTCCCTGCTGGCAATGGTGGATTCAAGCATTGGCGGAAAGGTTGCCGTAAATCTGCCTGCAGGGAAAAACCTTGTGGGGAGTTTCTATCAGCCCGACGTGGTACTGATTGATCCAAGTCTTCTTTGTTCACTTCCCGACCGTCATTTCTCCGACGGCATGGCTGAGGTTGTTAAGTACGGCTGTATCCGTGACAGTGAACTCTTTTCCATGCTTGAAACGATGAATAACAGAAAAGAGATTATGCAAAACATAGAAGAAATCATATTCCGCTGCTGTGTGGTCAAAAAGGATGTTGTGGAACAGGACGAAAAAGAAAAAGGCCTCAGGATGATTTTAAATTTCGGGCATACTTTCGGCCACGCAATAGAAAAATGTTTTTATTATAAAACATACACCCACGGTGAAGCCGTCGCAATGGGTATGGTATTTATATCAGAAATGTCATGTAAATTAGGGTTCTGTCAAACCGGGATTGTTGAAAGAATTAAGAATCTTCTTGCAAAGTTCTGTCTTCCGGTGAATTTCCCTGATCTAAGCGCAGAGGATGTTTATAATGCCGTTATTAAGGACAAAAAGGCAAGGACGAATCTTATAAACCTCGTTTTGATTGAGGATATCGGCAAAGTGAGAATAGAAGCCTTCAGTAAGGAAAAAATCGGGGGGATTGTATATGAAATGCTTGGAAATTAA
- the aroA gene encoding 3-phosphoshikimate 1-carboxyvinyltransferase encodes MKCLEIKPSKLAGEVNIPPSKSMAHRAIICAFLADGKSEIDNVELSEDIMSTCHAVMSLGGRIDFLESSVPNRKKLVVYGNGTVTVKNGKINCGESGTTARFIMPVSRLTEDTVTIDGKGKLVSRPFSVFFPLFDASDISFEVTDGKLPMTLKGKLKPGNYSVRGDVSSQFISGMLLALPLLSGDSTIQITTKLESEAYIDMTVYMQKLFGVEVYFDKEENKLIIPGKQKYMPRNYYVEGDWSQAAFWLAAGVMSGPVSVSGLNRNSLQGDKVIENIIKSMGGKVYWENNRLVAEKSNLKGISVDISQCPDLAPILAVLGSVGEGKTEILNGSRLRLKESDRIKAIVTEMGKLGADISEEGDNIIINGKKILSGGNASSWNDHRIVMSVAIAAVLCKNNVIIEGFSAVNKSYPSFWEHYKILGGNIVEQYLG; translated from the coding sequence ATGAAATGCTTGGAAATTAAACCGTCAAAACTTGCCGGGGAAGTTAACATCCCTCCGTCGAAAAGCATGGCTCACCGGGCTATAATCTGTGCTTTTCTCGCCGACGGAAAAAGCGAAATTGACAACGTGGAATTATCAGAAGATATAATGTCAACATGTCATGCTGTAATGTCATTAGGTGGAAGGATAGACTTTCTTGAAAGTTCCGTACCAAATCGTAAAAAGCTTGTCGTATATGGAAACGGAACGGTTACGGTAAAAAACGGCAAAATAAATTGTGGCGAATCTGGAACCACTGCGCGATTCATAATGCCTGTTTCAAGGCTTACTGAAGATACCGTCACAATCGACGGAAAGGGGAAACTGGTTTCAAGGCCTTTCAGCGTTTTTTTTCCTCTATTTGACGCCAGCGATATAAGTTTTGAAGTTACTGACGGTAAACTGCCCATGACGCTGAAGGGAAAACTGAAGCCCGGAAATTATTCAGTGAGAGGTGATGTCAGCTCTCAGTTCATATCAGGGATGCTGCTTGCGCTTCCTTTGCTTTCGGGCGATTCGACAATACAGATTACAACAAAACTTGAGTCCGAAGCATATATTGATATGACCGTTTATATGCAAAAACTTTTCGGGGTTGAGGTATATTTTGACAAAGAGGAAAATAAACTGATTATTCCCGGAAAGCAAAAATACATGCCACGAAATTATTATGTCGAGGGCGACTGGTCCCAGGCAGCGTTCTGGCTTGCGGCTGGAGTAATGTCCGGGCCTGTTTCGGTAAGCGGGTTAAACAGAAATTCTCTCCAGGGCGACAAGGTAATTGAAAATATAATAAAAAGCATGGGCGGTAAAGTATACTGGGAAAATAACAGGCTTGTGGCTGAAAAAAGCAATTTAAAAGGAATTTCGGTGGACATTTCCCAATGCCCTGACCTTGCACCGATTTTAGCCGTTTTGGGTTCTGTCGGTGAGGGAAAAACCGAAATTCTTAACGGATCAAGGCTAAGGCTTAAAGAAAGCGACCGGATTAAGGCAATAGTTACCGAAATGGGGAAATTGGGCGCAGACATTTCAGAAGAAGGCGACAATATTATTATAAACGGCAAAAAAATTCTTTCGGGAGGAAATGCAAGCAGCTGGAATGACCATCGTATAGTAATGTCTGTTGCGATAGCGGCCGTTTTATGTAAAAATAATGTCATTATCGAAGGTTTCAGCGCAGTGAACAAGTCATATCCCTCGTTCTGGGAGCATTATAAAATTCTGGGAGGGAACATTGTTGAGCAGTATTTGGGGTAA
- the aroC gene encoding chorismate synthase, with amino-acid sequence MSSIWGKHIKISVFGESHGSCIGVVIDGLPPGIKLDLDKISTEMARRRPGQDIYSTQRKEADRVEIVSGFFNGYTTGSPLCGIIKNTDKRSVDYDDIKEIMRPGHADYTAFVRYNGFADYRGGGHFSGRLTAPVVFAGAVANQYLEQKGITIGTHLLRIGKIQDEPMDPVNITAQQLINFRNMRFPVFSAETAEKMKEEINSARMDCDSVGGILETAILNLPAGLGSPMFDSVESRMAAFVFSIPAVKGIEFGSGFNLASMRGSEANDEFYISEDNGRKIPRTKTNHAGGINGGITNGMPVIFRTCIKPTSTISKPQHTVNIRTMEETEHVFKGRHDPCIAVRAVPVIDAAAALVVMDLFLEHGEQVG; translated from the coding sequence TTGAGCAGTATTTGGGGTAAACATATAAAAATATCTGTGTTCGGGGAATCGCACGGCTCCTGTATAGGCGTTGTAATTGACGGACTGCCGCCGGGTATAAAACTGGACCTTGATAAAATCAGCACCGAAATGGCAAGAAGAAGGCCCGGACAGGACATATATTCCACCCAGAGAAAAGAAGCCGACAGGGTTGAAATTGTAAGCGGGTTTTTTAACGGGTATACCACCGGATCGCCTTTGTGCGGAATAATAAAGAACACCGATAAAAGATCGGTGGATTATGACGATATTAAGGAGATAATGCGTCCGGGGCACGCGGATTACACGGCTTTTGTTAGGTATAACGGGTTTGCCGACTACCGCGGCGGAGGGCATTTCTCAGGAAGGCTTACTGCACCGGTGGTTTTTGCCGGTGCCGTTGCAAACCAGTACCTGGAACAGAAAGGGATAACGATAGGAACTCATCTATTAAGGATTGGAAAGATTCAGGACGAACCTATGGATCCTGTTAATATAACTGCACAACAGTTGATAAATTTCAGAAACATGAGATTTCCCGTCTTTTCCGCAGAAACAGCGGAAAAAATGAAGGAAGAAATAAATAGCGCAAGAATGGACTGTGATTCTGTCGGCGGGATTTTGGAAACGGCAATATTAAACCTTCCGGCAGGGCTTGGTTCGCCGATGTTCGATTCCGTTGAAAGCAGAATGGCGGCTTTTGTTTTTTCAATACCCGCCGTTAAAGGCATTGAGTTCGGAAGCGGTTTTAATCTGGCTTCAATGCGCGGAAGTGAAGCAAATGACGAATTTTATATTTCAGAAGACAACGGCAGGAAAATCCCACGGACAAAAACAAACCATGCCGGGGGGATAAACGGCGGTATTACAAACGGCATGCCCGTTATTTTCAGAACATGCATAAAACCAACTTCAACAATTTCCAAACCTCAGCATACCGTTAATATCCGGACAATGGAAGAAACTGAACATGTATTTAAGGGCAGGCATGATCCATGCATTGCGGTAAGAGCGGTGCCGGTAATTGACGCAGCGGCTGCCCTTGTGGTTATGGATTTATTTCTGGAGCATGGAGAACAGGTGGGGTAA
- a CDS encoding chorismate mutase, which yields MEYSIENLRERINSIDEKLVALFEERMETVAEIAEYKKRHGMSIIDPERENEVVKNAVSRLKNKELKDYVTFFIEDLMTVSKQYQIEKVRGHINLTDIKKSNRVIIPDTPVGFYGQAGSFSEEAAIKYFGSDCPRRGYVRFDEVITALLNGEICAGVLPVENSSTGTIAEVMDLIRDNDVYITGEHIEKIRHHLLVIPGTKLSEIKTVYSHHQGMEQCSQFLKQYPFEQIVYKSTADSAKLVKELGDKSKAAIGSERCAQIYGLEILVPDIHYNKNNYTRFIIIEREMSVNDRCNKISIIMDIKHRTGALFNVLRLFKQRNVNLLKIESRPIIGRPWEYMFFFDFEGNIEEDRIKNLIESLKCQCNNVRLLGNYIACETGR from the coding sequence GTGGAATATAGTATTGAGAATTTAAGGGAACGGATAAATTCAATTGATGAAAAGCTTGTTGCTCTGTTTGAAGAACGTATGGAAACGGTGGCGGAGATTGCTGAATACAAAAAGAGACACGGAATGAGTATAATTGACCCGGAAAGGGAAAACGAAGTTGTGAAAAACGCTGTTTCAAGGCTTAAGAATAAGGAACTGAAGGATTATGTAACATTTTTCATTGAGGATTTAATGACGGTATCAAAGCAATACCAGATTGAGAAAGTAAGGGGACATATTAATCTGACTGATATTAAAAAAAGCAACCGGGTGATAATTCCGGATACTCCGGTGGGATTTTACGGTCAGGCAGGCTCTTTCTCCGAAGAAGCGGCAATCAAGTATTTCGGATCGGACTGCCCGAGACGTGGATATGTAAGATTTGACGAGGTAATAACCGCGCTTCTTAACGGTGAAATATGCGCCGGTGTGTTACCGGTTGAAAATTCGTCCACAGGTACGATTGCCGAAGTCATGGATCTGATCCGTGACAATGACGTATATATAACAGGTGAGCATATTGAGAAAATAAGGCATCATCTTCTGGTTATACCGGGTACGAAACTGTCGGAGATAAAAACAGTTTATTCGCACCACCAGGGAATGGAGCAATGCAGTCAGTTCTTAAAACAATATCCATTTGAACAGATTGTTTATAAAAGCACTGCCGACAGCGCAAAACTGGTAAAGGAACTCGGAGACAAATCAAAAGCCGCCATTGGTTCTGAACGCTGTGCGCAGATTTACGGACTTGAAATACTGGTGCCCGATATTCATTACAATAAAAACAATTACACCCGTTTTATAATTATTGAAAGGGAAATGTCGGTTAACGACAGATGTAATAAAATCAGCATTATTATGGACATTAAACACCGAACGGGGGCACTTTTCAATGTTTTAAGGCTGTTTAAGCAAAGAAACGTAAACCTTCTTAAAATTGAATCACGGCCTATAATAGGCAGGCCGTGGGAATACATGTTCTTTTTTGACTTTGAAGGAAACATCGAAGAGGACAGGATAAAGAATTTGATTGAAAGCCTTAAGTGCCAGTGCAATAATGTAAGGCTGCTTGGAAACTACATAGCCTGTGAAACCGGCAGATAA